A genomic segment from Halomonas sp. GD1P12 encodes:
- a CDS encoding DUF3034 family protein translates to MFRFTATSSIARTLCRLAGIACLGLMVASGSAQAGSRIMSTGGVSAIEGAAGGGLSPWAVLASTASDEEFGATAFVSRAWLDDYRLTVGGASLNIVDRVELSYARQRFELQTLGGELEQDIFGAKVRLLGDVLYHPLGIWSAGVLHKRLVDGATPTALGAEHTEGTDAYLSASKLLFAAVAGRNVMLNATLRNTEANQGGLLGFGGDQGGREWVAEASAGVFLTPRWIVGTEYRQKPDNLSVAREEDWQSLYSAYFFNKHVSLTAAWLDLGDIAGLASQRGGYLSLQAAF, encoded by the coding sequence ATGTTTCGCTTTACTGCAACGTCATCCATCGCGCGAACGCTTTGCCGGCTGGCAGGCATCGCCTGTTTGGGCCTTATGGTCGCGTCCGGTAGCGCCCAGGCCGGTAGTCGCATCATGAGCACCGGCGGCGTCAGCGCCATCGAAGGCGCCGCCGGTGGCGGGCTTTCCCCCTGGGCGGTGCTTGCCAGTACCGCAAGCGACGAGGAGTTTGGCGCCACGGCCTTCGTCTCGCGCGCGTGGCTCGACGACTACCGCCTGACGGTCGGCGGCGCCAGCCTGAATATTGTTGACCGGGTCGAACTCTCCTACGCCCGCCAACGCTTCGAGCTACAAACCCTGGGCGGGGAGCTCGAGCAGGACATATTCGGTGCCAAGGTGCGCCTGCTCGGCGACGTGCTGTATCACCCGCTGGGCATCTGGAGCGCGGGCGTGTTGCACAAACGGCTCGTCGATGGCGCGACTCCAACCGCGCTTGGCGCCGAGCATACCGAAGGCACTGACGCCTATCTCAGCGCAAGCAAACTGCTGTTCGCCGCCGTGGCCGGGCGCAACGTCATGCTCAACGCTACGCTTCGCAACACCGAGGCCAACCAGGGCGGTCTTCTGGGATTTGGCGGCGACCAGGGGGGCCGCGAGTGGGTCGCCGAGGCAAGCGCTGGGGTATTTCTCACCCCGCGCTGGATCGTGGGCACGGAGTATCGGCAAAAGCCCGACAATCTGAGCGTGGCCCGCGAAGAGGACTGGCAGAGTCTCTATAGCGCCTACTTCTTCAACAAGCACGTTTCACTGACAGCTGCCTGGCTCGATCTGGGTGACATCGCAGGTCTTGCCTCGCAGCGCGGCGGCTATCTTTCACTTCAGGCAGCTTTTTGA
- a CDS encoding putative bifunctional diguanylate cyclase/phosphodiesterase, producing MRFRTRLMLVLLTVVILSQLATGAAFLRATQNDIIVKGNQRLEVGANVFQQLLSARGDQLGNNIAILADDFGFKSAVSTQDNETLYSVLANHGTRANADIVLLTDLDGRVLAGSHHARDSAMPFPQLFERANLNGSAVGVVVTEGEPYEFALLPVRAPHLIGWVGMGFLINEAVTSEIKALTGLDVSIVTYQQGRISSLSSSHPEALALTLINDNSEQLQNGDYSLTGQMTPDDEYLSYSSMLYAGGNAQTHVLLQLSRNELLGAYRSLRWQLLGIVALILIATAVVAMWSARSISRPLMALASAAKRIGRGERVDDLASGTRHSETGQLASTLLTMQDEIAKREAVLHYQSRHDLLTDLPNRICAEEEIERAIAAGSAFILMRLAINNFRDIKDTFGYALGDNVLVTLAQRLHQLESGRRSAYRLDGDELLLMHVDIETDADWRRPLFAALSAPIHLDRSPITPSLSIGEVHFPDHGDSTQLLLRRADIALDMAKRQRCIHQRYQQGQDELHQRQLTLIRDLKRAVDNGELWMAYQPKVNTRTGRVNQCEALMRWQHPTLGFIPPDEFIALAERSGQIGMLTNWMLSHICEQLARWKQRDYHLSVAVNLSTSDVMDPGLCQRIAALLKQYQLGARQLSVEVTESAMMQDVEVATRTLLELGRMGLSIAIDDYGTGYSSLAQIKRLPVNELKIDKSFVLALDTQADDFTIVRSTIEMGHSLGLKVVAEGVENRASAELLSEVGCDHLQGYWIAKPMPSDALPAWLDAFETLSLPTPGLPV from the coding sequence ATGCGCTTTAGAACGCGCTTGATGCTGGTTTTGCTTACCGTCGTGATCCTGTCGCAGTTGGCGACCGGCGCGGCGTTTCTGCGTGCGACGCAAAACGACATCATCGTCAAGGGCAATCAGCGACTGGAAGTCGGCGCCAATGTGTTCCAACAGCTCTTGAGCGCCCGCGGTGACCAGCTTGGCAACAACATTGCCATTCTCGCCGACGATTTCGGTTTCAAAAGCGCGGTATCGACTCAGGACAATGAAACGCTCTATTCGGTGCTGGCCAATCACGGCACCCGCGCCAACGCCGATATCGTGCTGCTGACCGACCTGGATGGCCGCGTACTGGCAGGCAGCCACCACGCCCGCGATAGCGCCATGCCCTTTCCCCAGCTTTTCGAGCGCGCCAACCTTAACGGCTCGGCAGTCGGGGTTGTGGTAACCGAGGGCGAGCCCTATGAGTTTGCATTGCTGCCGGTACGCGCGCCGCATCTGATCGGCTGGGTCGGCATGGGTTTTTTGATCAACGAGGCGGTCACCAGCGAGATCAAGGCGCTGACCGGCCTCGACGTCAGTATTGTGACCTACCAGCAGGGGCGTATCAGCTCGCTTTCAAGCTCCCACCCAGAGGCCCTGGCCTTAACGCTGATTAACGACAACAGCGAACAGCTTCAAAACGGCGATTACTCGTTGACCGGTCAGATGACGCCAGATGACGAGTACCTCTCCTACTCGAGCATGCTCTACGCCGGCGGCAACGCCCAAACCCACGTGCTTTTGCAGCTTTCCCGCAACGAGTTACTGGGCGCCTACCGGTCGCTTCGCTGGCAGCTTCTGGGCATCGTGGCGCTGATTTTGATCGCGACCGCTGTGGTGGCCATGTGGAGCGCCCGCAGCATCAGCAGGCCGCTGATGGCGCTGGCATCGGCGGCCAAGCGCATCGGTCGTGGTGAGCGCGTCGACGATCTTGCCAGCGGCACCAGGCACAGCGAAACCGGCCAGCTCGCCTCGACGCTTCTGACCATGCAAGACGAGATCGCCAAGCGTGAGGCCGTGCTTCACTACCAGTCGCGCCATGATCTTTTAACGGATCTTCCCAATCGTATCTGTGCCGAGGAGGAGATAGAGCGCGCCATTGCCGCCGGCTCCGCTTTTATCCTGATGCGCCTTGCGATCAACAATTTTCGCGACATCAAGGATACCTTCGGCTACGCCCTGGGCGACAACGTGCTGGTAACGCTTGCCCAGCGATTGCATCAGCTCGAAAGCGGCCGACGTAGTGCCTACCGGCTGGATGGCGATGAACTGCTTTTAATGCACGTTGACATCGAGACCGATGCCGATTGGCGCCGCCCTCTTTTTGCCGCGCTATCCGCGCCCATTCATCTGGATCGTTCGCCGATAACGCCTTCGCTCAGCATCGGCGAAGTTCACTTTCCCGATCACGGTGACTCGACTCAACTTTTGCTGCGCCGTGCCGATATCGCGTTAGACATGGCCAAACGCCAGCGCTGTATTCACCAGCGCTACCAGCAAGGACAGGATGAATTACACCAGCGCCAGCTCACGCTGATTCGTGATCTCAAGCGCGCGGTTGATAACGGTGAACTGTGGATGGCGTATCAGCCCAAGGTCAATACGCGCACCGGACGCGTCAATCAGTGCGAGGCGCTGATGCGTTGGCAGCACCCGACGCTTGGCTTCATTCCGCCGGACGAGTTCATCGCACTGGCCGAGCGCTCGGGCCAAATCGGCATGCTGACCAACTGGATGCTCTCACATATCTGCGAGCAGCTCGCTCGCTGGAAGCAGCGTGATTACCACCTGTCGGTGGCGGTCAACCTGTCGACCAGCGACGTGATGGACCCCGGGCTTTGCCAACGTATCGCGGCGCTGTTGAAACAGTACCAGCTTGGCGCTCGGCAGCTCAGCGTCGAGGTAACCGAAAGCGCGATGATGCAGGATGTCGAGGTCGCCACAAGAACGCTGCTCGAGCTTGGCCGTATGGGCTTGAGCATCGCCATCGACGACTACGGGACCGGCTATTCGTCGCTGGCGCAAATCAAGCGCCTGCCGGTCAACGAGCTCAAGATCGACAAGTCCTTCGTGCTGGCGCTGGACACCCAGGCGGACGATTTCACCATCGTGCGTTCGACCATCGAAATGGGGCATAGCCTCGGGCTCAAGGTCGTTGCTGAAGGCGTCGAGAATCGCGCCAGCGCCGAGCTTTTAAGCGAGGTTGGCTGCGACCACCTGCAGGGCTACTGGATTGCCAAGCCGATGCCATCCGACGCGCTGCCGGCGTGGCTCGACGCCTTCGAGACGCTATCGCTGCCAACGCCGGGCCTGCCGGTTTAA